In one Pseudodesulfovibrio tunisiensis genomic region, the following are encoded:
- the glpB gene encoding glycerol-3-phosphate dehydrogenase subunit GlpB, which yields MSSGERVYDVMVIGAGFAGMAAALFAASRGRSVALAGSTGGIDFSTGLIDLMGVHPVEQGRRWDDPWAAIRAVVRDCPEHPYALVPEAQIRIALKQFSDFLAEQGLPYVGDHDRNIPVITPAGTVKRTFFTPASAHAGTVAFEEKAPTLLVDFHGLKGFSGAQIVENLGPQWPDLRTVRIDFPGGRGELYPEHMAWTMADPARREELVKHLAEHVGNACFIGFPAILGLIDPMKIIHHLESLTGLRIFEIPTLPPSIAGTRLRAAFDRGLPGLGADTFSQKMVIQGEREDGGTFLFRVGNERHNLSVRSRAAILATGRFFGKGLRTDRKKVFEPIFNLPVIQPQARTDWHQERFFDAQGHPVNMAGVQVDDCMRPLNDSGKSAYGNLYAAGAVLAHHDWMRMKCGAGLAVATAYKAVACMAESG from the coding sequence ATGAGCAGCGGGGAGCGCGTCTACGACGTCATGGTCATCGGCGCGGGATTCGCGGGCATGGCAGCCGCCCTGTTCGCTGCCTCCCGGGGCAGGTCCGTGGCGTTGGCCGGCTCCACCGGAGGCATTGATTTCAGCACCGGTCTGATCGATCTCATGGGCGTGCATCCCGTGGAACAGGGACGACGCTGGGATGATCCATGGGCCGCGATCCGGGCTGTTGTCCGGGATTGTCCCGAGCATCCCTACGCCCTTGTGCCGGAAGCGCAGATTCGCATTGCCCTGAAACAGTTTTCGGATTTTCTCGCGGAGCAGGGGCTGCCCTATGTCGGCGACCATGACCGCAACATTCCGGTCATCACGCCTGCCGGGACCGTGAAACGCACGTTTTTCACCCCGGCTTCCGCGCATGCCGGGACCGTGGCCTTTGAGGAAAAGGCTCCGACCTTGCTGGTGGATTTTCATGGTCTCAAGGGATTCAGCGGCGCACAGATCGTGGAGAATCTCGGGCCGCAGTGGCCTGATCTGCGTACGGTACGAATCGATTTCCCGGGTGGCCGCGGCGAATTGTATCCCGAGCACATGGCCTGGACCATGGCGGATCCGGCCCGGAGGGAGGAGCTGGTGAAACATCTTGCCGAGCATGTCGGCAATGCCTGTTTTATCGGTTTTCCTGCGATTCTCGGTCTGATTGATCCCATGAAAATCATTCACCATCTCGAGTCGTTGACAGGACTTCGAATATTTGAAATTCCTACACTGCCGCCGTCCATCGCAGGTACTCGGCTGCGGGCCGCTTTCGATCGCGGGTTGCCCGGGCTGGGTGCGGACACCTTTTCCCAGAAAATGGTGATCCAGGGGGAACGTGAGGACGGCGGCACCTTTCTTTTTCGCGTCGGCAATGAACGACACAACCTGTCCGTGCGTTCCCGGGCCGCAATTCTGGCCACGGGTCGCTTTTTCGGCAAGGGGCTCCGGACGGACAGGAAAAAGGTCTTCGAACCGATCTTCAACCTGCCCGTGATTCAGCCGCAAGCCCGTACCGATTGGCATCAAGAGCGGTTCTTCGATGCGCAGGGACATCCCGTGAACATGGCCGGAGTGCAAGTGGACGACTGCATGCGTCCCTTGAACGACTCCGGGAAATCGGCCTACGGCAATCTGTACGCTGCCGGGGCCGTATTGGCGCATCATGACTGGATGCGCATGAAATGCGGGGCCGGATTGGCCGTGGCCACCGCATACAAGGCTGTTGCCTGCATGGCCGAATCCGGCTGA
- the glpA gene encoding anaerobic glycerol-3-phosphate dehydrogenase subunit GlpA, protein MAIEARVLIIGGGVTGTGVARDLALRGVPCLLLEKRDINAGASGGNHGLLHSGARYVASDMEAAVECREEGEILRRISPQCIEDTGGLFVAVQGDDEDYVADFPSLCTRSSIPSRKLDPAEVRELEPALSDRVIAAYAVEDAAVDPFMLSLDNLSHSLTLGGSVQRNARVTAVETEGGRIRRVRFVDGNSGAEHVVEPEIVVNAAGAWAGLVAEMAGAHIDLLYSSGCLLVTQDRISRRVVNRLRKASDADILVPGGTVSVLGTTSVTVDHPDHCRPTVEEADRIIEDARAMMPILETTRYIRAYSGVRPLVLSGDAGDARSVSRGFSLIDHARDGLDNFVTITGGKLTTYRLMAERTADMVCAKLGIDAPCRTRTEPVPASAMGMWTEPGRAPRNWVDRRAEDDLVLCECEMVSRSVVDAIIAELGDMRGRSMLKAIGMRSRVGKGPCQGGFCGLRITGHLYDQGHLSGDRGIAELKAFVERRWRGFSPILWGLPLMQADLQEALYCGMLDMELARPEYFESEDGE, encoded by the coding sequence ATGGCTATCGAAGCAAGAGTGCTGATCATCGGCGGCGGAGTGACCGGAACCGGAGTGGCGCGAGATCTCGCGCTGCGGGGCGTTCCCTGTCTGCTGCTGGAAAAGCGCGACATCAATGCCGGGGCCTCGGGCGGCAACCACGGGCTGCTGCACAGCGGTGCGCGCTATGTGGCTTCGGACATGGAGGCTGCCGTGGAATGTCGCGAGGAAGGGGAGATTCTCAGGCGGATATCCCCGCAATGCATCGAGGACACGGGTGGTCTGTTCGTGGCCGTGCAGGGTGATGATGAAGATTATGTCGCCGATTTTCCATCCCTGTGCACTCGCAGTTCCATCCCCAGCCGCAAGCTCGATCCTGCCGAGGTCCGGGAGCTTGAACCTGCCTTGTCGGACAGGGTGATCGCGGCCTATGCGGTCGAAGATGCTGCCGTGGACCCGTTCATGCTTTCTCTGGACAATCTTTCCCATTCCCTGACCTTGGGCGGAAGCGTGCAGCGCAATGCCCGGGTCACGGCAGTGGAGACCGAAGGGGGGAGGATCAGGCGGGTTCGTTTCGTGGACGGGAATTCCGGGGCCGAGCATGTGGTGGAACCGGAGATCGTGGTCAATGCGGCCGGGGCATGGGCCGGGTTGGTCGCGGAAATGGCCGGGGCGCATATCGATCTGCTGTATTCCTCGGGCTGTCTGCTCGTGACGCAGGACCGCATTTCCCGGCGCGTGGTGAACCGGCTGCGCAAGGCTTCGGACGCGGACATTCTGGTGCCGGGCGGCACCGTGTCCGTGCTGGGCACCACGTCCGTGACCGTGGATCATCCCGACCATTGCCGTCCCACAGTGGAGGAGGCGGACCGCATCATCGAGGACGCCCGGGCCATGATGCCCATTCTGGAAACCACGCGCTACATCCGCGCCTATTCCGGGGTGCGGCCTCTGGTGCTGTCCGGTGACGCCGGGGACGCTCGCAGCGTGAGCCGTGGCTTTTCCCTCATTGATCACGCCCGCGACGGACTGGACAATTTCGTGACCATCACGGGCGGCAAGCTGACCACCTATCGGCTCATGGCCGAGCGAACTGCGGACATGGTCTGTGCCAAACTCGGCATTGATGCACCGTGCCGAACCAGAACCGAACCCGTGCCCGCATCTGCCATGGGCATGTGGACAGAGCCGGGCCGCGCGCCCAGAAACTGGGTGGACAGACGGGCCGAGGACGACCTTGTGCTCTGCGAGTGCGAAATGGTTTCCCGCAGCGTGGTGGATGCCATCATTGCGGAGCTGGGCGACATGCGCGGTCGATCCATGCTCAAGGCCATCGGCATGCGCAGCCGGGTGGGCAAGGGACCGTGTCAGGGCGGATTCTGCGGCCTGCGCATTACCGGGCACCTGTACGATCAGGGGCATCTTTCCGGCGACAGGGGCATTGCCGAACTCAAGGCATTCGTGGAGCGACGCTGGCGCGGTTTTTCCCCGATCCTGTGGGGATTGCCGCTCATGCAGGCCGATCTTCAGGAAGCCTTGTATTGCGGCATGCTCGATATGGAGCTTGCCCGGCCCGAATATTTCGAATCGGAGGACGGGGAATGA
- a CDS encoding DeoR family transcriptional regulator, producing MVTLIQESGFATIQALAEHFDVTPQTVRRDINTLSHKGLVERYHGGAGPAVSTENVDYSNRKVLCRTEKRHIGEMVARHIPHRSSLFINIGTTTEEVARALIRHQGLKVITNNLNVASTLCGNEDAEIIVAGGLIRHRDRGIVGEAAVDFIGQFKVDYGIIGISGIDADGTLLDFDYREVRAARAIIDNSRKVFLVTDHTKFGRNAMVRLGSIEEIDALFTDMMPPQPIVERMEQADVQFFVADTDCGNEK from the coding sequence ATGGTCACTCTGATTCAGGAATCCGGGTTTGCCACGATCCAGGCACTGGCCGAGCATTTCGACGTCACGCCCCAGACCGTTCGCCGGGACATCAACACCCTGAGCCACAAGGGACTCGTGGAGCGCTACCACGGCGGAGCCGGTCCGGCCGTCAGCACGGAAAACGTGGACTACTCCAACCGCAAGGTGCTCTGCCGCACGGAAAAACGGCACATCGGCGAAATGGTGGCCAGACACATTCCCCACCGCTCATCCCTGTTCATCAACATCGGCACCACCACCGAGGAAGTCGCCCGGGCGCTGATACGGCATCAGGGACTCAAGGTGATCACCAACAACCTGAACGTGGCCTCCACCCTGTGCGGCAACGAGGATGCGGAGATCATCGTGGCTGGCGGTCTGATACGGCACCGGGATCGGGGCATCGTGGGCGAAGCGGCCGTGGATTTCATCGGCCAGTTCAAGGTGGACTACGGCATCATCGGCATCAGCGGCATCGACGCGGACGGCACCCTGCTGGATTTCGACTATCGGGAGGTGCGCGCGGCCCGAGCCATCATCGACAATTCGCGCAAGGTGTTTCTCGTCACGGACCACACCAAGTTCGGACGAAACGCCATGGTCCGTCTCGGCAGCATCGAGGAAATCGACGCGCTGTTCACGGACATGATGCCACCGCAGCCCATCGTGGAACGCATGGAACAGGCGGATGTGCAATTTTTCGTGGCCGACACGGATTGCGGGAATGAAAAATGA
- a CDS encoding ABC transporter ATP-binding protein — protein sequence MGLELVNVNKTVAGEVHLADVDLTLDSGSRYVILGRTLAGKTSLMRIMAGLDRPSSGKVVADGEDVTGVSVRKRSVAMVYQQFINYPSLKIYDNIASPLKIAGASKPEIDRRVREASAMLHLDDMLDRLPAELSGGQQQRCAIARALVKDVNLLLLDEPLVNLDYKLREELRDELQIIFSQRQSVVVYSTTEPTEALMLGGHIVVMDKGRILQTGTTSEVYLKPATMKVAEVFSDPPINFIRADVADNRAHLRIGLDFPLSGHLSELQPGTYQFGIRPHHFNLDRQTPEDICIESMVELSEINGSETFLHFHYRNRSLVAHEQGVRSRKAGDSVTMYVRPCDFYVFNEEGNLVLHPERD from the coding sequence ATGGGGCTTGAACTGGTCAATGTGAACAAGACGGTGGCGGGGGAAGTCCATCTGGCGGACGTGGACCTGACTCTGGATTCCGGGTCGCGTTACGTGATCCTCGGCAGGACGCTGGCGGGAAAAACGTCCCTGATGCGGATCATGGCCGGGCTGGACCGTCCCTCATCCGGCAAGGTCGTGGCGGACGGCGAGGACGTGACCGGCGTATCGGTCCGAAAACGCAGCGTGGCCATGGTCTACCAGCAATTCATCAACTATCCCTCCCTGAAAATCTACGACAACATTGCCTCTCCCCTGAAAATAGCGGGCGCAAGCAAGCCCGAAATCGACCGGCGCGTACGCGAGGCCTCGGCCATGCTGCATCTGGACGACATGCTGGACCGGCTTCCGGCCGAACTTTCCGGCGGCCAGCAGCAGCGGTGCGCCATTGCCCGCGCTCTGGTCAAGGACGTGAACCTCCTGCTTCTTGACGAACCTCTGGTCAACCTCGACTACAAGCTGCGCGAGGAACTCCGCGACGAATTGCAGATCATCTTCAGCCAGCGCCAGTCCGTGGTGGTGTATTCCACGACCGAACCCACCGAAGCCCTGATGCTCGGCGGCCACATCGTAGTCATGGACAAGGGCCGCATCCTGCAGACCGGAACCACCTCGGAAGTCTATCTGAAACCCGCCACCATGAAGGTGGCCGAGGTGTTCAGCGATCCGCCCATCAACTTCATTCGGGCGGACGTGGCCGACAACAGGGCACACCTGCGCATCGGTCTGGATTTTCCCCTGAGCGGGCACCTGTCGGAATTGCAGCCCGGCACCTACCAGTTCGGCATCCGGCCCCACCACTTCAATCTGGACCGGCAGACCCCGGAAGACATCTGCATCGAATCCATGGTCGAGCTCTCGGAAATCAACGGTTCCGAGACCTTCCTCCACTTCCACTACAGGAATCGATCCCTTGTTGCCCACGAACAGGGCGTCCGCTCCCGCAAGGCCGGAGACTCGGTCACCATGTACGTCCGGCCCTGCGATTTCTACGTGTTCAACGAGGAAGGCAATCTGGTCCTGCACCCGGAACGGGATTAA
- a CDS encoding ABC transporter ATP-binding protein — MAKIELEHIAHSYKPNPEGPEDYAIKEVHTTWEDGGAYALLGSSGCGKTTMLNIISGLLTPSQGRILYDGRDVSKLPPEQRNIAQVFQFPVLYDTMTVYDNLAFPLRNRGVKASEVDQRVKEVAETLDLTPFLGKRAAGLAADAKQKISLGRGLVRKDVAAILFDEPLTVIDPHLKWQLRRKLKEIHKQFNLTLIYVTHDQTEAMTFADNIVIMYDGRLLQIGSPEDLFENPAHTFVGYFIGSPGMNLIECSLDGSNAVFSGGTLPLPEHLAQAAADAGKVEIGIRPMYLDIAGEKKNGGVPGTVINVDDEGSSRIATVMVGDNKLKAKVPEGREIPADACWVNFPAERTKLFCDSYLVKEEQHG, encoded by the coding sequence ATGGCGAAAATAGAACTGGAACACATAGCGCACAGCTACAAGCCCAATCCCGAGGGACCGGAGGACTATGCCATCAAGGAAGTCCACACCACCTGGGAAGACGGCGGCGCATACGCCCTGCTCGGCTCGTCGGGCTGCGGCAAGACCACCATGCTCAACATCATTTCCGGCCTGCTCACCCCGAGTCAGGGCCGCATTCTGTACGACGGCAGAGACGTGAGCAAGCTGCCGCCGGAACAGCGGAACATCGCTCAGGTATTCCAGTTTCCGGTGCTGTACGACACCATGACCGTCTATGACAATCTGGCCTTTCCCCTGCGCAACCGGGGCGTGAAGGCGTCCGAAGTGGACCAGCGCGTCAAGGAAGTTGCCGAGACGCTCGATCTGACCCCATTTCTGGGCAAACGCGCAGCAGGACTGGCCGCGGACGCCAAACAGAAGATATCCCTTGGACGCGGACTGGTGCGCAAGGACGTGGCGGCCATCCTGTTCGACGAACCGCTCACGGTCATCGACCCCCACCTGAAATGGCAGCTCCGGCGCAAGCTCAAGGAAATCCACAAGCAGTTCAACCTGACCCTGATCTACGTGACCCACGACCAGACCGAGGCCATGACCTTCGCGGACAACATCGTGATCATGTATGACGGCAGGCTGCTCCAGATCGGCTCGCCCGAGGACCTGTTCGAAAACCCGGCCCACACCTTCGTGGGCTACTTCATTGGTAGCCCGGGCATGAACCTGATCGAATGTTCTCTCGACGGCAGCAACGCCGTGTTCAGCGGCGGAACCCTGCCTCTGCCGGAACATCTGGCACAGGCGGCCGCAGACGCGGGCAAGGTCGAGATCGGCATCCGCCCCATGTATCTGGACATTGCCGGAGAAAAGAAGAACGGCGGCGTGCCCGGCACCGTGATCAACGTGGACGACGAAGGCAGCAGCCGCATCGCCACGGTCATGGTCGGGGACAACAAGCTCAAGGCCAAGGTGCCGGAAGGCAGGGAAATCCCGGCCGACGCATGCTGGGTCAACTTTCCGGCCGAGCGCACCAAGCTCTTTTGCGACAGCTATCTGGTCAAGGAGGAACAGCATGGATAA
- a CDS encoding carbohydrate ABC transporter permease produces the protein MDKWQDNKAWFLVLPVFIIVAFSAIIPLMTVVNYSVQDIFGPGQRFFVGSEWFREVLHDTRLHEALYRQLLFSGLVLLIEIPLGILIGLMMPKKGWGASLCLVLLALPLLIPWNVIGTIWIIFTRPDIGLFGYFINTSGIAFDHTASAHDAWVTLMLMEVWHWTPLVALLAYAGLRAIPEAYYQAARIDGASQFAIFRYIQLPKLRGVMTIALLLRFMDSFLIYAEPFVLTGGGPGNSTTFLSIYLVKIAVGQFDLGPAAAFSLIYFLIILLFCFLFYQALQNVGTGEKS, from the coding sequence ATGGATAAATGGCAGGACAACAAAGCCTGGTTCCTGGTCCTCCCGGTCTTCATCATCGTGGCCTTCAGCGCAATCATTCCGCTGATGACCGTGGTCAACTACTCGGTTCAGGACATCTTCGGACCGGGACAACGCTTTTTCGTGGGCTCGGAGTGGTTCCGGGAAGTGCTGCACGACACTCGGCTGCACGAGGCCCTGTACCGCCAGCTCCTGTTTTCCGGGCTCGTGCTCCTGATCGAAATTCCCCTCGGCATCCTGATCGGCCTGATGATGCCCAAGAAAGGCTGGGGCGCATCCCTCTGTCTCGTACTCCTGGCCCTGCCCCTGCTGATCCCGTGGAACGTGATCGGCACCATCTGGATCATCTTCACCCGACCGGACATCGGCCTGTTCGGATATTTCATCAATACGTCCGGCATCGCGTTCGACCATACGGCCAGCGCACACGACGCCTGGGTCACGCTCATGCTCATGGAGGTCTGGCACTGGACGCCGCTTGTGGCCCTGCTGGCCTATGCCGGATTGCGCGCCATTCCCGAGGCCTATTATCAGGCCGCAAGGATCGACGGAGCATCGCAATTCGCGATTTTCCGCTACATCCAGCTGCCCAAGCTGCGCGGGGTCATGACCATCGCCCTGCTGCTGCGGTTCATGGACAGCTTCCTGATCTACGCGGAACCCTTCGTGCTCACGGGCGGCGGGCCGGGCAACTCCACCACGTTCCTGTCCATCTATCTGGTCAAGATCGCGGTGGGACAGTTCGACCTCGGCCCGGCAGCGGCCTTTTCCCTGATCTACTTCCTGATCATCCTGCTGTTCTGCTTCCTCTTCTATCAGGCTCTGCAAAACGTCGGAACCGGAGAGAAATCATGA
- a CDS encoding carbohydrate ABC transporter permease: protein MKTSKRYIGLIIYLILLMLPIYWMLNMSLRTNADIMAAFSLYPKDPTLQNYLKIFHDPSWYMGYVNSIIYVTLNTIISLLFALPAAYAFSRFSFLGDKHMFFWLLTNRMAPPAVFLLPFFQLYSVFNLIDTHIAVALAHCLFNVPLAVWILEGFMSGVPKEIDETAFIDGYSFPRFFATVFIPLIRAGIGVTAFFCFMFSWVELLLARTLTTTNAKPIAATMTRTVSATGLDWGLLAAAGILTIVPGALVIWFVRNHLAKGFALGRV, encoded by the coding sequence ATGAAAACAAGCAAACGCTACATAGGGCTGATCATCTACCTGATCCTGCTCATGCTGCCCATCTACTGGATGCTCAACATGTCCCTGCGCACCAATGCGGACATCATGGCGGCATTCTCCCTGTACCCCAAGGACCCGACCCTGCAGAACTACCTGAAGATATTCCATGATCCTTCCTGGTACATGGGCTATGTCAATTCCATCATCTACGTCACCCTCAACACGATCATCTCCCTGCTGTTCGCCCTGCCCGCTGCCTATGCGTTCTCCCGGTTCAGCTTTCTCGGGGACAAGCACATGTTCTTCTGGCTCCTGACGAACCGCATGGCTCCGCCCGCAGTCTTTCTGCTTCCCTTTTTCCAGCTCTATTCCGTGTTCAACCTCATTGACACGCATATTGCCGTGGCATTGGCGCACTGCCTGTTCAACGTGCCGCTGGCGGTCTGGATTCTGGAAGGATTCATGTCGGGCGTGCCCAAGGAGATCGATGAAACCGCGTTCATTGACGGGTATTCGTTTCCCAGATTCTTTGCCACGGTGTTCATCCCCCTGATTCGGGCGGGCATCGGCGTGACCGCGTTCTTCTGCTTCATGTTCAGCTGGGTGGAACTGCTTCTGGCCCGGACCCTGACCACGACCAACGCCAAGCCCATTGCCGCGACCATGACCCGCACGGTCAGCGCGACCGGCCTCGACTGGGGTCTTCTGGCCGCCGCTGGCATCCTGACCATCGTGCCCGGTGCGCTGGTCATCTGGTTCGTGCGCAATCATCTTGCCAAGGGCTTTGCTCTGGGCCGCGTATAA
- a CDS encoding DUF2160 domain-containing protein, producing the protein MNLEWMAWTPLTACFFTFIMLMLIGMTIWQVMVPTVARKGFLPIVTTRGDRLFMGLLGSAYIHLAWLGLTDFSLWIATVVSVCFIAIMLRWG; encoded by the coding sequence ATGAATCTCGAATGGATGGCATGGACGCCCCTGACAGCCTGTTTCTTCACGTTCATCATGCTCATGCTCATCGGCATGACGATCTGGCAGGTCATGGTGCCCACCGTGGCGCGCAAGGGATTCCTGCCCATCGTCACCACCCGTGGGGACAGACTTTTCATGGGACTGCTGGGCAGCGCATACATTCACCTGGCCTGGCTCGGTCTGACCGATTTCAGCCTGTGGATTGCTACGGTTGTTTCCGTCTGCTTCATCGCGATCATGCTGCGCTGGGGCTAG
- a CDS encoding ABC transporter substrate-binding protein — protein MKLWRVLLTGTLALAFLATAGIGFADDAQYKKAAKKWIEQEFQPSTLSKAEQMKEMEWFIKASKPFRGMDIKVVSETIPTHEYESRVLAKAFHEITGIKVTHDLIQEGDVIEKLQVQMQSGENVFDGYVNDSDLIGTHFRSGHVVNLTDWMAGEAKDVTLPTLDIDDFMGKSFTTGPDGKLYQLPDQQFANLYWFRYDWFQRPDLKKKFKAKYGYELGVPENWSAYEDIAEFFTYDVKEIDGVAIYGHMDYGKKAPDLGWRFTDAWLSMAGAGDKGLPNGKPVDEWGIRVENCRPVGATVARGGATNSPAAKYALRKYMEWLRKYAPPGALGMDFYQSLPSLAKGNVAQQIFWYTAFTASLVESREKGNMTVDEKGFPLWRMAPSPHGPYWEEGQKLGYQDCGSWTFLKSTPVDRRKAAWLFAQFCVAKTTSLKKAHVGLTPIRDSDIRDKSFTERAPKLGGLVEFYRSPARVAWTPTGTNVPDYPKLAQLWWQNIGEAVSGEVTVETAMDNLAKEQDKILMRLERAGVLGKCGPKLNPEKDESYWLNKPGAPKAKLANEKPQGKTLDYDKLLKAWKEGRVK, from the coding sequence ATGAAACTGTGGCGTGTTCTCTTGACGGGAACGCTCGCTCTGGCCTTCCTCGCCACCGCCGGCATCGGCTTTGCGGACGATGCCCAATACAAGAAAGCGGCGAAGAAATGGATCGAGCAGGAGTTCCAGCCTTCCACCCTGAGCAAGGCGGAACAGATGAAGGAAATGGAGTGGTTCATCAAGGCCTCCAAGCCCTTCCGCGGCATGGACATCAAGGTCGTTTCCGAAACCATTCCCACCCATGAGTACGAATCCAGGGTTCTGGCCAAGGCCTTCCACGAAATTACCGGCATCAAGGTCACTCACGACCTGATTCAGGAAGGCGACGTCATCGAAAAGCTTCAGGTCCAGATGCAGTCCGGCGAAAATGTCTTTGACGGCTACGTCAATGATTCCGACCTCATCGGCACGCACTTCCGTTCCGGCCACGTGGTCAACCTGACCGACTGGATGGCGGGCGAAGCCAAGGACGTGACCCTGCCCACGCTGGATATCGACGATTTCATGGGCAAGTCCTTCACCACCGGCCCGGACGGCAAGCTCTACCAGCTTCCGGACCAGCAGTTCGCGAACCTGTACTGGTTCCGCTACGACTGGTTCCAGCGCCCTGACCTGAAGAAGAAGTTCAAGGCCAAGTACGGCTATGAACTGGGCGTTCCCGAAAACTGGTCCGCGTACGAGGATATCGCGGAATTCTTCACCTACGACGTCAAGGAAATCGACGGCGTGGCCATCTACGGCCACATGGATTACGGCAAGAAGGCCCCGGACCTCGGCTGGCGTTTCACCGACGCATGGCTGTCCATGGCCGGTGCCGGCGACAAGGGACTGCCCAACGGCAAGCCCGTGGACGAATGGGGCATCCGTGTGGAAAACTGCCGTCCCGTGGGCGCGACTGTTGCGCGCGGCGGCGCCACCAACAGCCCCGCAGCCAAGTATGCCCTGCGCAAGTACATGGAATGGCTGCGCAAGTATGCTCCTCCGGGCGCTCTGGGCATGGACTTCTACCAGTCCCTGCCGTCGCTGGCCAAGGGCAACGTGGCCCAGCAGATTTTCTGGTACACCGCGTTCACCGCTTCTCTGGTGGAATCCCGGGAAAAGGGCAACATGACCGTGGATGAAAAGGGCTTTCCGCTCTGGCGCATGGCTCCGTCTCCGCATGGTCCCTACTGGGAGGAAGGCCAGAAACTCGGCTATCAGGACTGCGGTTCGTGGACGTTCCTGAAGTCCACTCCGGTGGATCGCCGCAAGGCGGCATGGCTCTTCGCACAGTTCTGCGTGGCCAAGACCACGTCCCTGAAAAAGGCGCATGTGGGCCTGACCCCGATCCGCGATTCCGACATTCGCGACAAGTCCTTCACCGAACGCGCCCCCAAGCTGGGCGGTCTGGTGGAATTCTACCGTTCCCCGGCCCGCGTGGCCTGGACCCCGACCGGCACCAACGTGCCCGACTACCCCAAGCTGGCACAGCTCTGGTGGCAGAACATCGGTGAAGCCGTTTCCGGCGAAGTCACCGTGGAAACCGCCATGGACAATCTGGCCAAGGAACAGGACAAGATTCTGATGCGCCTCGAACGCGCGGGCGTGCTGGGCAAATGCGGTCCCAAGCTGAACCCGGAAAAGGACGAGTCCTACTGGCTGAACAAGCCCGGAGCTCCCAAGGCCAAGCTGGCCAATGAAAAGCCTCAGGGCAAGACTCTGGACTACGACAAACTGCTCAAGGCATGGAAGGAAGGTCGCGTCAAGTAG